The Salinirubellus salinus genome segment TCCCGCCTACCACTCCATCCCGCCGTTGACGGCGAGGATCTGCCCGGTCATGTAGCTCGAGTCCTCGCTGGCGACGAACCGGACGATGCCGGCGACGTCCTCCACCTCGGCGAAGCGGCCCAGTGGGATGCGGTCCAGGATCTTCTCCTTCACGCGCTCGGGCACCGTCTCCAGCATGTCCGTGGCGACGAAGCCGGGCGCGACACAGTTCGCGGTGGAGTCGTGCCGCGCGAGTTCGAGCGCCAGCGTCCGGGTGAACCCGAACAGGCCGGACTTCGTCGTCGCGTAGTTGGCCTGCCCGTAGTTGCCCTGCTGGCCCACCACGGAGGAGATGTTGACGAGCCGGCCGTTCTCGGCCTTCTTGATGTCGTCGAACAGGCAGTGCGTGCAGTTGAACACGCCGCCGAGGTTCACCTGCATCACCCGGTCCCAGTCCTCGCGGGTCATGTGCTCGAACTTCTTGTCCACGGTGATGCCCGCGTTGTTGACGAGGACGTCCACCGGTCCGAACGCGTCGTGGATGCGCTCGCACATCACCTCGACCTCGGCGTGGTCTGCGACGTCACCCTGCACGGCGATGGCACGGCCGCCGGCGTCCTCGATGGCGTCGACGACCTCGTGGGCCTCGGCCTCCGAGGAGCGGTAGTTGACGGCGACGTCGTTGCCCTCGCCGCCGAGTTCCTCGGCGATAGCCCGCCCGATACCCCGCGATCCACCGGTTATCAGACAGGTTCGTCCTGCGTCCATAGCCGGGGGTTCACGGCTGACGACAAAACTCCACCGCCGACGGTCGGTTCGCGGGACTGTCCCCGGAGACGACTGGTCGGTCCGCGACGCGCCAAAATTTATTTACTCGAAATATGAGTAACCAATGTGGGCGCCCTCGAACGTCGCCTCCGGGCCCCTGGTCCCCAGGACGTGGTCCGCCCAGACTACGAGTCGTACTGCACCTCGAACGTTCCCGGTACCGTCGGCGACGTCCTCGACGTCCCCCTCGGCCCGGCGCTCCCGGCGAGCGTCCCCGTCCCGAGGAACGGGGTCGACCGGGTCGTGGTGGTCCTCCTCGACGGCCTCGGCCTGCAACGGTGGCGACGGGACTCCTCCGAGGTCTCCCTCCTCCACCGGGTCGACACGGCGGCCACGGTGACGCCGCTGACCGCCACCTTCCCCTCGGCCACCGCGACGGCGCTGGTGACGCTCAACACCGGTCGGACCCCGGCCGACCACGGCCTCGTCTCGGACAACTGCTGGCTCCCCGATCGGGCGTCAGTCCTCGAGTCGCTCCCGTTCCGGCTCCGAGGCGGGACCGACGCCCGAGCGGTGGGACCCGACCGCGAGACGCTCCACGACGGTCCCACGGTCCACGAGCGACTGACCGACGCGGGGCGGTCGAGTGCCGCGGTGGTCCCGCGGTCCATCGTGAGGACGGGGTACGCCGCGAGCGTCCTCGCCGGGAGCGACCGGCACCCGTACGAGGCCGTCGACCCGACCGAGGGTGGCGCGGACGCCAGCGCGAGCGACGGCCCCTCCCTCGACGCGGCCCTGGCCGAGGCCCTCGCACACGCCGACTACACGTACTGTTACCTGCCGCACGTCGACGCGCTCTCGCACGACCACGGGCCCGACAGCGACGCCTACCGGGCTGGACTCCGGACCGCCTGCGAGGGGGTCGAGCGCGCACTCGACGCGGTCCCCGAGGCCCGCGCGGAGCGCACGCTCGTCCTCGCCCTCGCCGACCACGGCCACGTCCCGACGGCCCCGGACACCCGCACCGACCTCACCGCCGACCCGGTCGTCTCCGAGGCCCTCGTCCGGGTCGACGGCGAACCGCTCGCCCCCTCCGGCGGCCCCCGGTCTGTGTATCTCCACCTGCGGGAGGGGACCACCGACCGTGTCGCCGGTCACCTCCGCGAGTCGACCGACGCCCACGTGTTCACCCGCGAGACGGTGCTCTCCGATCTCGAACTGTTCGGCCCCGACCCGGGTCTCCGGGCGCGCGAACGGTGTGGTGACGTGGTCGTCGTGCCCCGCGAGGGGAGCGTCTGGCACGAGTCGCTGGCCCACCGGAGTCTCCACGGGGGACTCTCGCCACGGGAGATGCTGGTGCCGTTCGCGGCCGCACGGCTCTCGGACATCTGAAACGGGTCGTCGAACGAAAACACGGAACCGAGCGTCTGTCCCGGTGACTACCGGGTCTGTTCCAGCCAGCCCTCGGCGCGGGAGACGGGCACCTCGGCGAGTTCGGCCAGCGTCTCCGCGTCAGCCTCCGCCAGTTGCGCGACGGACGCGACGCCACCCGACCGGAGGCGCTCGGCGTAGGTCGGCCCGATGCCGTTCAGCTCCTCCAGGTCGTCGCCCTCGGACGCGGCGGGGTCGGCCTCGGCCTCGACTTCGACCTCGGTGTCGGTGTCGGCGGGGGTCTCCACCTCGACGGCGACCTCCGAGTCGTCCGTCTCGGCCTCGTGGCTCGCGGCTGCGTCGCTCGCCCCTTCCGAGGGCTCGCTCCGTTCGCCCTCGCACCCTCCGGACTTCTCGTAGTACCAGTCGGCGACCTGCGGCCAGACCTCCTTGTGCGAGGAGCCCGAGACGGAGAGGCCGATGTGGCCCGTCGGGTACTTGATGTTCGTCACGTCGTCGGTGCCGACGATGTCGCCGAACGGTTCGCTCGCCCCGCACGGGATGAGGTGGTCGTACTCGCCCATGATGAACAGGAGCGGCATGTCGATGTTCGAGACGTCGACGTGCTTCCCGTCCAGTTCGAGCTCGTTCTCGTAGAGCTTGTTCCCCTGGTAGATGTCCTCGAGGAACTGGACGTACGCCTCGCCGGCGACGTCGATGCCCTCGTCGAGCCAGCGCTCCATCCGCGCGAAGTTCTCGACGAAGTCGTCGTCCTCCATGTTGTCGTAGAACCGAGCGTACTTCGAGACGAAGTTCGAGACGGGGTCCATCAGCGCGAACCCGATGGCGAGTACGTCGGCGGGCATGTTGCCGTAGGCGTCACGCACCGTCTCGGGGTCGTAGTACTGCTCGTCACCCCAGAGTTCGAGGACGCCGCCGGTGTCCTCGAAGTAGAGGCCCGCGGCCATCAGCCCCATCGCACGGACCTTCTCGGGGTGGAGCGCGGCGTACATCGCCGTCATCGTCCCGCCCATGCAGTAGCCGAGGATGTTGATGCTGTCCTGGCCGGAGCGCTCGCGGACGACGTCGACGCAGTTGTCGATGTAGCGGTTGACGTAGTCGTCGAGCGTGAGGTACTGGTCGAGGCGCGAGGGCTCGTTCCAGTCGATCATGTAGACGTCGTGGCCCGCCTCGAGCAGCCGTCGGACGACCGAGCGGTCGGGCTGCAGGTCGAGGATGAACGGCTTGTTGATGAGTGCGTAGACGACGAGGATGGGGACCTTGTGCTGCTCGTCGGTCTGGGACTCGTAGTGGAGAAGCTCCAGTTTGTTCTCCGTGTAGACGACCTCGCTCGGTGTCTGGCCGACGTCGACGCTCTCGGCCCGCTCCAGTTGCTCGTCGATGACGGTGGACTTCTCCAGCGCCTCGGTGGCCGAGGAGAACAGCTCCCGCTGGGTGTTCAACGCGAGGGCGAACGGGTTGGTGGGTCGCTGTTCGCGGGACATCTCACTCCTCCACGGCCGCCAGGATCCGGTCGAGCTTCTTCTCGACGCTGTGCTGGCGGCGCTCGAGTTCGACGAGGCGCTCGGCCACCTCGTCGACCTCCTTGGCGCTGGCCATCCCCATCTGGGCGAGGGCCTCGGTGCTCGCCTCGCGGCTCTGTTCCTGCAGGTCCATCAGCGCCTCGAATAGCTGACCGTTGCCCGCGGCGAACGCGGAGGTGCTCATCACCTGCTTGAACGCCTCGTTGGCGCTCTGGAGCCAGATGTCACGCATCTCGCCGAGCTCGACGTCCTCGCCCTCGGCGGCGTCGGCGGTCCGCTCGAACAGCTGTTCGGCGGCGTCCATCCAGACGTCGTAGGCGCCGGCGACGCCCTCGAACCCCTCGGTCATCGCCTCCTCGGTCGGCATCGACTCGTCCATCGCGTCGGCCCACGACTCGGCGAACGCGGCCTGTGCCTCCACGTTCTGCTCCATCGTCCGGGCCATCGCCTCGTTCATCCGACCGAACATCTCGGTCCACTGTTCCTGCATCCCGCGGTTGCGCTCGGTCATACGTGACATGTCTCGGTGTAGGTGAATATTTCTGTGGGTGGTTCTCGGCGGAGACCGGGGCTCAGTCGGCAGGCTGGGTCATCCGGGTCTGCATCTCCTCGATGCGACCCTGGACCTCCTCGAGCTGGCCGCCGAACGCCTCGAGCTGCTCCTCGAAGCGCGCCTGGAAGGCGTCGCTCTGTTCCGTCATCTGTTCGCTCATCTCGTCGAACTGCTCCTCGAGGCGCTCGAACGCCTCCATCGTCTGTTCCTCGGCGTCGGCGTGCGCGGAGAGGAGCGCCTCGACCTGCTCGTCGAGCGTCGCGAGGTACTCCTCGGAGAACTCGTCGTAGTTCTCGATGCCCTGCTCCATCCCCTCGCCGGCGGCGTCGAACGCGTCGGCGTGGGCCTCGTAGAGCCCGTCGAACGCCTCGTCGACGTTCTCGCGCAGTTCGGCGACCATCTCGGCGCTGCCGGGGACGGTCGCCTCGACGGCGTCGAGATAGCTGTGGATGCCGGACTCGGCCAGCTCCACCGTGGAGCGCTGGGCCGTCTCCGTCGAGCCCATGCCGTCCATCGCCATCGCGTTCAGGCGCTGCTGGAACTCGAGGCTACGGCCGACGGCCTCCTGGCTCTGCTCGATCAGGTTCCGCTGGAGTTCGAACACTGTGCTGACGGGGGTCGTGAAGGGGGAATCGTCACTCATCTGAATCACTCCGGTTCCGCTTGACGGGGATGACGACGGTCTGGACGATGTCGCCCTCCTGGATGTCCAGGGCCTCGCGCTCGGCGTCGGGGATGCTGATGCGCCCGCCGCTCTGGACGCGCGTCTTGAACATCGCCATCTGGCTCATGCT includes the following:
- the fabG gene encoding 3-oxoacyl-[acyl-carrier-protein] reductase, translated to MDAGRTCLITGGSRGIGRAIAEELGGEGNDVAVNYRSSEAEAHEVVDAIEDAGGRAIAVQGDVADHAEVEVMCERIHDAFGPVDVLVNNAGITVDKKFEHMTREDWDRVMQVNLGGVFNCTHCLFDDIKKAENGRLVNISSVVGQQGNYGQANYATTKSGLFGFTRTLALELARHDSTANCVAPGFVATDMLETVPERVKEKILDRIPLGRFAEVEDVAGIVRFVASEDSSYMTGQILAVNGGMEW
- a CDS encoding alkaline phosphatase family protein; amino-acid sequence: MGALERRLRAPGPQDVVRPDYESYCTSNVPGTVGDVLDVPLGPALPASVPVPRNGVDRVVVVLLDGLGLQRWRRDSSEVSLLHRVDTAATVTPLTATFPSATATALVTLNTGRTPADHGLVSDNCWLPDRASVLESLPFRLRGGTDARAVGPDRETLHDGPTVHERLTDAGRSSAAVVPRSIVRTGYAASVLAGSDRHPYEAVDPTEGGADASASDGPSLDAALAEALAHADYTYCYLPHVDALSHDHGPDSDAYRAGLRTACEGVERALDAVPEARAERTLVLALADHGHVPTAPDTRTDLTADPVVSEALVRVDGEPLAPSGGPRSVYLHLREGTTDRVAGHLRESTDAHVFTRETVLSDLELFGPDPGLRARERCGDVVVVPREGSVWHESLAHRSLHGGLSPREMLVPFAAARLSDI
- the phaC gene encoding class III poly(R)-hydroxyalkanoic acid synthase subunit PhaC, translated to MSREQRPTNPFALALNTQRELFSSATEALEKSTVIDEQLERAESVDVGQTPSEVVYTENKLELLHYESQTDEQHKVPILVVYALINKPFILDLQPDRSVVRRLLEAGHDVYMIDWNEPSRLDQYLTLDDYVNRYIDNCVDVVRERSGQDSINILGYCMGGTMTAMYAALHPEKVRAMGLMAAGLYFEDTGGVLELWGDEQYYDPETVRDAYGNMPADVLAIGFALMDPVSNFVSKYARFYDNMEDDDFVENFARMERWLDEGIDVAGEAYVQFLEDIYQGNKLYENELELDGKHVDVSNIDMPLLFIMGEYDHLIPCGASEPFGDIVGTDDVTNIKYPTGHIGLSVSGSSHKEVWPQVADWYYEKSGGCEGERSEPSEGASDAAASHEAETDDSEVAVEVETPADTDTEVEVEAEADPAASEGDDLEELNGIGPTYAERLRSGGVASVAQLAEADAETLAELAEVPVSRAEGWLEQTR
- a CDS encoding poly(R)-hydroxyalkanoic acid synthase subunit PhaE; this translates as MTERNRGMQEQWTEMFGRMNEAMARTMEQNVEAQAAFAESWADAMDESMPTEEAMTEGFEGVAGAYDVWMDAAEQLFERTADAAEGEDVELGEMRDIWLQSANEAFKQVMSTSAFAAGNGQLFEALMDLQEQSREASTEALAQMGMASAKEVDEVAERLVELERRQHSVEKKLDRILAAVEE
- a CDS encoding AbrB/MazE/SpoVT family DNA-binding domain-containing protein; the encoded protein is MSEDDDGLSLPPMFKAFQQATESATRSQQELLQQLLTGTAGGDRGGLAPQLGSMSQMAMFKTRVQSGGRISIPDAEREALDIQEGDIVQTVVIPVKRNRSDSDE